The following proteins come from a genomic window of Falco rusticolus isolate bFalRus1 chromosome 9, bFalRus1.pri, whole genome shotgun sequence:
- the GOLGA2 gene encoding golgin subfamily A member 2 isoform X11, protein MADSSRQSRLAAAKKKLKEYQQKNSPGAAAGTKKKRKTKDDCRPETPTGDDQQPPENIQNILKVLVSDLKRSNGVAIPSLDKRKAYFDSDVATRSAEQLAPNVPVLSNSDSLPNCRSVLSAPGSVQLTQIHEAEDHKNALDENRSLSSTESLRQLSEQLNGLVSQTRYQELAVALDSSNLTNKQLVTKIEELKEQSQEAVDQLEKEKKELEKKFSKEQAALREQLQVHIQTIGILVSEKSELQAALAHTQQAARQKSGEAESFAARLRSSRQRVLELERTLASVSLQQKQAEKRNEELMKEREDLKLELYKQSKSSEEIKQQNSELSEKIRCLVSKISAKELDMEDLRKKLEMAELMIQQFSNQAGSLDAKQQLQVALEEKAGLETQVAQLSESVHQLQAERDQYVEKLKEEQSIWQQQVQQLSEQVHAMADEKEEHMAQIRELEANVTELLSKSAVKPMDIEPSSLAGPTAAELSLQEEIQRLQQEREELHWQYQAQVRDNEQLSHLNQEQEERLLELEKAVQRFNEESVDRQQILEDMQSDKATISRALSQNRELKEQLAELQNGFVKLTNENMEVTSALQSEQHVKKELAKKLGQLQENLGDLKEMLELKSQEAQGLQEQRDQYYSHLQQYTVAYQQLAAEKEELHKQYLLQTQLMDRLQHEEVQGKVTVEMHLKELQQTKESLEAVAKENKELQAQISQLEADLDDRSFHRLEGDGVESEAMTKEIPKSSFVIPEKFESHEEMVAFLTSATSQMEKEREDTRQQLAAQKEQCSSLLQQIAALRQEQQHNMMLGEGPTVDTVPVEVHEALKTAMEKLQSRFTDLMQEKADLKERLEELEHRCIQLSGETDTIGEYIALYQSQRAILKQRHQEKEEYISRLAQDKEEMKMKLQELQDLVMRLVRERNEWYSKYVTAAQNPELQASQHDSVLAVERRMELNATDGEGLRDVNLLDEAELEAAVHPSSFSPTDSKAAQSSQEDPTAKQIMQLLREIQNPQERLGSLLENPCIPFFYRADENDEVKIMVV, encoded by the exons ATGGcggacagcagcaggcagagcaggctggcgGCGGCCAAGAAGAAG ctgaaggagtatcagcagaaaaatagccctggagcagctgcaggaactAAGAAAAAACGCAAAACTAAAGATGACTGTCGGCCCGAGACACCCACGGGCGATGACCAGCAGCCTCCAGAGAAT ATTCAGAACATTCTGAAGGTGCTGGTGTCAGACCTGAAGCGCTCCAATGGGGTAGCCATACCCTCATTGGACAAGAGGAAG GCATACTTTGACAGTGATGTTGCCACTCGTAGCGCTGAACAGCTTGCTCCCAATGTCCCTGTGCTATCGAACAGCGACAGTCTACCTAATTGTCGTTCTGTTCTGTCCGCTCCTGGGAGCGTGCAGCTGACACAG ATTCATGAAGCTGAGGAtcataaaaatgctttggatGAGAACAG GTCTTTATCATCAACAGAAAGTCTCCGCCAGTTGTCTGAACAACTCAATGGCCTGGTTTCTCAG ACACGTTACCAGGAGCTGGCAGTAGCCCTGGATTCCAGCAATCTAACTAACAAACAGCTCGTTACAAAGATAGAGGAATTG aaagagcagagccaggaggcagTGGATCAGCTGGAGAAG GAGAAGaaggagctggaaaagaaattttctaaaGAGCAAGCCGCGCTGAGGGAACAGCTACAG gtTCATATCCAGACTATTGGAATTCTAGTTTCTGAGAAGTCTGAGTTGCAGGCGGCACTTGCACATACTCAGCAAGCTGCACGGCAGAAATCAG GAGAAGCCGAGAGCTTTGCTGCTCGTTTACGTTCATCTCGCCAGAGGGTATTGGAGCTGGAACGTACTTTGGCCTCCGTCTCTCTGCAGCAAAAACAGGCAGAGAAG cgTAATGAAGAGTTAATGAAGGAGCGAGAAGACCTGAAACTGGAGCTGTACAAACAGAG caaaagtagtgaagaaataaagcagcagaattCGGAGCTGTCAGAGAAGATTCGCTGCCTGGTTTCCAAGATCTCAGCCAAGGAGTTGGATATGGAGGATTTGCGTAAGAAACTGGAAATGGCTGAACTGATGATCCAACAG TTCTCAAATCAGGCAGGGAGTCtggatgcaaagcagcagttgcaGGTGGCgctggaggagaaggcaggcCTGGAAACCCAGGTTGCTCAG ctCTCGGAGTCAGTTCACCAGCTCCAGGCAGAAAGAGATCAGTATGTAGAGAAACtgaaggaggagcagagcatttggcagcagcaggtgcagcaGCTCTCTGAACAG GTCCATGCAATGGCAGATGAGAAGGAGGAGCATATGGCCCAAATTCGGGAGCTGGAAGCTAATGTTACAGAGCTATTGAGCAAATCAG CAGTTAAGCCCATGGATATTGAGCCttcctcactggcagggcccacagcagctgagctgagccTGCAGGAGGAGATCCAGCGGCTGCAGCAAGAGAGGGAGGAACTGCATTGGCAGTACCAGGCCCAGGTCCGGGACAATGAGCAGCTGAGCCACCTCAaccaggagcaggaggagcggCTGCTGGAGCTTGAGAAGGCGGTGCAGCGCTTCAACGAGGAGTCTGTGGACAGACAGCAGATCTTAGAGGACATGCAGAGTGACAAGGCCACAATCAGTAGGGCACTGAGCCAGAATCGGGAGCTGAAGGAAcagctggctgagctgcagaaTGGCTTTGTCAAACTG acaaatgaaaacatggaGGTTACAAGTGCCCTACAGTCAGAGCAACACGTAAAGAAAGAGCTGGCCAAGAAGcttgggcagctgcaggagaacCTGGGAGACCTCAAGGAGATG CTGGAACTGAAAAGCCAGGAGGCTCAGGGTCTGCAGGAGCAGCGGGACCAGTACTACAGCCACTTACAGCAGTACACTGTGGCGTACCAGCAGCTGGCTGCCGAGAAGGAGGAACTGCACAAACAGTACTTGCTTCAGACACAGCTTATGGATCGGCTGCAGCATGAGGAAGTTCAGGGGAAGGTGACAGTGGAAATGCACctgaaagagctgcagcagacCAAG GAAAGTCTGGAAGCTGTagctaaggaaaacaaagagctgCAGGCCCAGATCAGTCAGTTAGAAGCAGACCTGGATGACAGGAGTTTTCACCGACTAGAGG GAGACGGAGTTGAAAGCGAAGCAATGACCAAAGAAATCCCAAAATCTTCATTTGTGATCCCAGAGAAGTTTGAAAGCCATGAAGAAATG GTTGCTTTCTTGACATCTGCCACATCCCAAATGGAAAAGGAACGAGAAGATACtaggcagcagctggctgctcagAAAGAGCAGTGCAGTAGCCTCCTGCAGCAAATAGCAGCTCTTAGGCAGGAGCAGCAACATAACATGATGCTGGGCGAAG GTCCCACTGTGGATACTGTTCCGGTGGAGGTTCACGAGGCTTTGAAAACTGCCATGGAGAAGCTACAG TCCCGATTCACAGACCTGATGCAAGAGAAAGCTGACCTGAAGGAACGGCTAGAGGAGTTAGAACACCGCTGCATACAGCTGTCTGGCGAAACAGACACCATTG GGGAGTATATTGCATTATACCAGAGTCAAAGGGCTATCCTCAAACAGCGTcaccaggagaaggaagagtATATCAGCAGACTGGCGCAGGACAAGGAAGAGATGAAG ATGAAACTACAGGAACTGCAGGATTTAGTGATGCGTCTGgtcagggaaagaaatgaatgGTACAGTAAGTATGTAACAGCTGCCCAaaacccagagctgcaggcaagCCAGCATGACAGTGTACTTGCAGTGGAGAGGCGCATGGAACTGAACGCTACTGATGGAGAAG GGTTACGAGATGTGAATTTATTAGATGAAGCAGAACTTGAGGCTGCTGTTCATCCATCCAGTTTCTCTCCTACCGACAGTAAAGCTGCTCAGTCAAGCCAAGAGGAccccacagcaaagcaaataatGCAGCTTCTCAGAGAAATCCAGAACCCTCAGGAGAGGCTGGGCTCCCTGCTGGAAAACCCCTGCATTCCCTTCTTCTACCGTGCTGATGAGAATGATGAGGTCAAAATCATGGTAGTTTAA
- the GOLGA2 gene encoding golgin subfamily A member 2 isoform X13, with protein sequence MADSSRQSRLAAAKKKLKEYQQKNSPGAAAGTKKKRKTKDDCRPETPTGDDQQPPENIQNILKVLVSDLKRSNGVAIPSLDKRKAYFDSDVATRSAEQLAPNVPVLSNSDSLPNCRSVLSAPGSVQLTQIHEAEDHKNALDENRSLSSTESLRQLSEQLNGLVSQSTSYVNGESAVSSTNIKEMEKEQSQEAVDQLEKEKKELEKKFSKEQAALREQLQVHIQTIGILVSEKSELQAALAHTQQAARQKSGEAESFAARLRSSRQRVLELERTLASVSLQQKQAEKRNEELMKEREDLKLELYKQSKSSEEIKQQNSELSEKIRCLVSKISAKELDMEDLRKKLEMAELMIQQFSNQAGSLDAKQQLQVALEEKAGLETQVAQLSESVHQLQAERDQYVEKLKEEQSIWQQQVQQLSEQVHAMADEKEEHMAQIRELEANVTELLSKSAVKPMDIEPSSLAGPTAAELSLQEEIQRLQQEREELHWQYQAQVRDNEQLSHLNQEQEERLLELEKAVQRFNEESVDRQQILEDMQSDKATISRALSQNRELKEQLAELQNGFVKLTNENMEVTSALQSEQHVKKELAKKLGQLQENLGDLKEMLELKSQEAQGLQEQRDQYYSHLQQYTVAYQQLAAEKEELHKQYLLQTQLMDRLQHEEVQGKVTVEMHLKELQQTKESLEAVAKENKELQAQISQLEADLDDRSFHRLEGDGVESEAMTKEIPKSSFVIPEKFESHEEMVAFLTSATSQMEKEREDTRQQLAAQKEQCSSLLQQIAALRQEQQHNMMLGEGPTVDTVPVEVHEALKTAMEKLQSRFTDLMQEKADLKERLEELEHRCIQLSGETDTIGEYIALYQSQRAILKQRHQEKEEYISRLAQDKEEMKMKLQELQDLVMRLVRERNEWYSKYVTAAQNPELQASQHDSVLAVERRMELNATDGEGLRDVNLLDEAELEAAVHPSSFSPTDSKAAQSSQEDPTAKQIMQLLREIQNPQERLGSLLENPCIPFFYRADENDEVKIMVV encoded by the exons ATGGcggacagcagcaggcagagcaggctggcgGCGGCCAAGAAGAAG ctgaaggagtatcagcagaaaaatagccctggagcagctgcaggaactAAGAAAAAACGCAAAACTAAAGATGACTGTCGGCCCGAGACACCCACGGGCGATGACCAGCAGCCTCCAGAGAAT ATTCAGAACATTCTGAAGGTGCTGGTGTCAGACCTGAAGCGCTCCAATGGGGTAGCCATACCCTCATTGGACAAGAGGAAG GCATACTTTGACAGTGATGTTGCCACTCGTAGCGCTGAACAGCTTGCTCCCAATGTCCCTGTGCTATCGAACAGCGACAGTCTACCTAATTGTCGTTCTGTTCTGTCCGCTCCTGGGAGCGTGCAGCTGACACAG ATTCATGAAGCTGAGGAtcataaaaatgctttggatGAGAACAG GTCTTTATCATCAACAGAAAGTCTCCGCCAGTTGTCTGAACAACTCAATGGCCTGGTTTCTCAG TCTACATCATATGTGAATGGAGAAAGTGCTGTTTCTTCCACAAATATTAAGGAAATGGAA aaagagcagagccaggaggcagTGGATCAGCTGGAGAAG GAGAAGaaggagctggaaaagaaattttctaaaGAGCAAGCCGCGCTGAGGGAACAGCTACAG gtTCATATCCAGACTATTGGAATTCTAGTTTCTGAGAAGTCTGAGTTGCAGGCGGCACTTGCACATACTCAGCAAGCTGCACGGCAGAAATCAG GAGAAGCCGAGAGCTTTGCTGCTCGTTTACGTTCATCTCGCCAGAGGGTATTGGAGCTGGAACGTACTTTGGCCTCCGTCTCTCTGCAGCAAAAACAGGCAGAGAAG cgTAATGAAGAGTTAATGAAGGAGCGAGAAGACCTGAAACTGGAGCTGTACAAACAGAG caaaagtagtgaagaaataaagcagcagaattCGGAGCTGTCAGAGAAGATTCGCTGCCTGGTTTCCAAGATCTCAGCCAAGGAGTTGGATATGGAGGATTTGCGTAAGAAACTGGAAATGGCTGAACTGATGATCCAACAG TTCTCAAATCAGGCAGGGAGTCtggatgcaaagcagcagttgcaGGTGGCgctggaggagaaggcaggcCTGGAAACCCAGGTTGCTCAG ctCTCGGAGTCAGTTCACCAGCTCCAGGCAGAAAGAGATCAGTATGTAGAGAAACtgaaggaggagcagagcatttggcagcagcaggtgcagcaGCTCTCTGAACAG GTCCATGCAATGGCAGATGAGAAGGAGGAGCATATGGCCCAAATTCGGGAGCTGGAAGCTAATGTTACAGAGCTATTGAGCAAATCAG CAGTTAAGCCCATGGATATTGAGCCttcctcactggcagggcccacagcagctgagctgagccTGCAGGAGGAGATCCAGCGGCTGCAGCAAGAGAGGGAGGAACTGCATTGGCAGTACCAGGCCCAGGTCCGGGACAATGAGCAGCTGAGCCACCTCAaccaggagcaggaggagcggCTGCTGGAGCTTGAGAAGGCGGTGCAGCGCTTCAACGAGGAGTCTGTGGACAGACAGCAGATCTTAGAGGACATGCAGAGTGACAAGGCCACAATCAGTAGGGCACTGAGCCAGAATCGGGAGCTGAAGGAAcagctggctgagctgcagaaTGGCTTTGTCAAACTG acaaatgaaaacatggaGGTTACAAGTGCCCTACAGTCAGAGCAACACGTAAAGAAAGAGCTGGCCAAGAAGcttgggcagctgcaggagaacCTGGGAGACCTCAAGGAGATG CTGGAACTGAAAAGCCAGGAGGCTCAGGGTCTGCAGGAGCAGCGGGACCAGTACTACAGCCACTTACAGCAGTACACTGTGGCGTACCAGCAGCTGGCTGCCGAGAAGGAGGAACTGCACAAACAGTACTTGCTTCAGACACAGCTTATGGATCGGCTGCAGCATGAGGAAGTTCAGGGGAAGGTGACAGTGGAAATGCACctgaaagagctgcagcagacCAAG GAAAGTCTGGAAGCTGTagctaaggaaaacaaagagctgCAGGCCCAGATCAGTCAGTTAGAAGCAGACCTGGATGACAGGAGTTTTCACCGACTAGAGG GAGACGGAGTTGAAAGCGAAGCAATGACCAAAGAAATCCCAAAATCTTCATTTGTGATCCCAGAGAAGTTTGAAAGCCATGAAGAAATG GTTGCTTTCTTGACATCTGCCACATCCCAAATGGAAAAGGAACGAGAAGATACtaggcagcagctggctgctcagAAAGAGCAGTGCAGTAGCCTCCTGCAGCAAATAGCAGCTCTTAGGCAGGAGCAGCAACATAACATGATGCTGGGCGAAG GTCCCACTGTGGATACTGTTCCGGTGGAGGTTCACGAGGCTTTGAAAACTGCCATGGAGAAGCTACAG TCCCGATTCACAGACCTGATGCAAGAGAAAGCTGACCTGAAGGAACGGCTAGAGGAGTTAGAACACCGCTGCATACAGCTGTCTGGCGAAACAGACACCATTG GGGAGTATATTGCATTATACCAGAGTCAAAGGGCTATCCTCAAACAGCGTcaccaggagaaggaagagtATATCAGCAGACTGGCGCAGGACAAGGAAGAGATGAAG ATGAAACTACAGGAACTGCAGGATTTAGTGATGCGTCTGgtcagggaaagaaatgaatgGTACAGTAAGTATGTAACAGCTGCCCAaaacccagagctgcaggcaagCCAGCATGACAGTGTACTTGCAGTGGAGAGGCGCATGGAACTGAACGCTACTGATGGAGAAG GGTTACGAGATGTGAATTTATTAGATGAAGCAGAACTTGAGGCTGCTGTTCATCCATCCAGTTTCTCTCCTACCGACAGTAAAGCTGCTCAGTCAAGCCAAGAGGAccccacagcaaagcaaataatGCAGCTTCTCAGAGAAATCCAGAACCCTCAGGAGAGGCTGGGCTCCCTGCTGGAAAACCCCTGCATTCCCTTCTTCTACCGTGCTGATGAGAATGATGAGGTCAAAATCATGGTAGTTTAA
- the GOLGA2 gene encoding golgin subfamily A member 2 isoform X14: MADSSRQSRLAAAKKKLKEYQQKNSPGAAAGTKKKRKTKDDCRPETPTGDDQQPPENIQNILKVLVSDLKRSNGVAIPSLDKRKAYFDSDVATRSAEQLAPNVPVLSNSDSLPNCRSVLSAPGSVQLTQIHEAEDHKNALDENRSLSSTESLRQLSEQLNGLVSQSTSYVNGESAVSSTNIKEMEKEQSQEAVDQLEKEKKELEKKFSKEQAALREQLQVHIQTIGILVSEKSELQAALAHTQQAARQKSGEAESFAARLRSSRQRVLELERTLASVSLQQKQAEKRNEELMKEREDLKLELYKQSKSSEEIKQQNSELSEKIRCLVSKISAKELDMEDLRKKLEMAELMIQQFSNQAGSLDAKQQLQVALEEKAGLETQVAQLSESVHQLQAERDQYVEKLKEEQSIWQQQVQQLSEQVHAMADEKEEHMAQIRELEANVTELLSKSVKPMDIEPSSLAGPTAAELSLQEEIQRLQQEREELHWQYQAQVRDNEQLSHLNQEQEERLLELEKAVQRFNEESVDRQQILEDMQSDKATISRALSQNRELKEQLAELQNGFVKLTNENMEVTSALQSEQHVKKELAKKLGQLQENLGDLKEMLELKSQEAQGLQEQRDQYYSHLQQYTVAYQQLAAEKEELHKQYLLQTQLMDRLQHEEVQGKVTVEMHLKELQQTKESLEAVAKENKELQAQISQLEADLDDRSFHRLEGDGVESEAMTKEIPKSSFVIPEKFESHEEMVAFLTSATSQMEKEREDTRQQLAAQKEQCSSLLQQIAALRQEQQHNMMLGEGPTVDTVPVEVHEALKTAMEKLQSRFTDLMQEKADLKERLEELEHRCIQLSGETDTIGEYIALYQSQRAILKQRHQEKEEYISRLAQDKEEMKMKLQELQDLVMRLVRERNEWYSKYVTAAQNPELQASQHDSVLAVERRMELNATDGEGLRDVNLLDEAELEAAVHPSSFSPTDSKAAQSSQEDPTAKQIMQLLREIQNPQERLGSLLENPCIPFFYRADENDEVKIMVV; this comes from the exons ATGGcggacagcagcaggcagagcaggctggcgGCGGCCAAGAAGAAG ctgaaggagtatcagcagaaaaatagccctggagcagctgcaggaactAAGAAAAAACGCAAAACTAAAGATGACTGTCGGCCCGAGACACCCACGGGCGATGACCAGCAGCCTCCAGAGAAT ATTCAGAACATTCTGAAGGTGCTGGTGTCAGACCTGAAGCGCTCCAATGGGGTAGCCATACCCTCATTGGACAAGAGGAAG GCATACTTTGACAGTGATGTTGCCACTCGTAGCGCTGAACAGCTTGCTCCCAATGTCCCTGTGCTATCGAACAGCGACAGTCTACCTAATTGTCGTTCTGTTCTGTCCGCTCCTGGGAGCGTGCAGCTGACACAG ATTCATGAAGCTGAGGAtcataaaaatgctttggatGAGAACAG GTCTTTATCATCAACAGAAAGTCTCCGCCAGTTGTCTGAACAACTCAATGGCCTGGTTTCTCAG TCTACATCATATGTGAATGGAGAAAGTGCTGTTTCTTCCACAAATATTAAGGAAATGGAA aaagagcagagccaggaggcagTGGATCAGCTGGAGAAG GAGAAGaaggagctggaaaagaaattttctaaaGAGCAAGCCGCGCTGAGGGAACAGCTACAG gtTCATATCCAGACTATTGGAATTCTAGTTTCTGAGAAGTCTGAGTTGCAGGCGGCACTTGCACATACTCAGCAAGCTGCACGGCAGAAATCAG GAGAAGCCGAGAGCTTTGCTGCTCGTTTACGTTCATCTCGCCAGAGGGTATTGGAGCTGGAACGTACTTTGGCCTCCGTCTCTCTGCAGCAAAAACAGGCAGAGAAG cgTAATGAAGAGTTAATGAAGGAGCGAGAAGACCTGAAACTGGAGCTGTACAAACAGAG caaaagtagtgaagaaataaagcagcagaattCGGAGCTGTCAGAGAAGATTCGCTGCCTGGTTTCCAAGATCTCAGCCAAGGAGTTGGATATGGAGGATTTGCGTAAGAAACTGGAAATGGCTGAACTGATGATCCAACAG TTCTCAAATCAGGCAGGGAGTCtggatgcaaagcagcagttgcaGGTGGCgctggaggagaaggcaggcCTGGAAACCCAGGTTGCTCAG ctCTCGGAGTCAGTTCACCAGCTCCAGGCAGAAAGAGATCAGTATGTAGAGAAACtgaaggaggagcagagcatttggcagcagcaggtgcagcaGCTCTCTGAACAG GTCCATGCAATGGCAGATGAGAAGGAGGAGCATATGGCCCAAATTCGGGAGCTGGAAGCTAATGTTACAGAGCTATTGAGCAAATCAG TTAAGCCCATGGATATTGAGCCttcctcactggcagggcccacagcagctgagctgagccTGCAGGAGGAGATCCAGCGGCTGCAGCAAGAGAGGGAGGAACTGCATTGGCAGTACCAGGCCCAGGTCCGGGACAATGAGCAGCTGAGCCACCTCAaccaggagcaggaggagcggCTGCTGGAGCTTGAGAAGGCGGTGCAGCGCTTCAACGAGGAGTCTGTGGACAGACAGCAGATCTTAGAGGACATGCAGAGTGACAAGGCCACAATCAGTAGGGCACTGAGCCAGAATCGGGAGCTGAAGGAAcagctggctgagctgcagaaTGGCTTTGTCAAACTG acaaatgaaaacatggaGGTTACAAGTGCCCTACAGTCAGAGCAACACGTAAAGAAAGAGCTGGCCAAGAAGcttgggcagctgcaggagaacCTGGGAGACCTCAAGGAGATG CTGGAACTGAAAAGCCAGGAGGCTCAGGGTCTGCAGGAGCAGCGGGACCAGTACTACAGCCACTTACAGCAGTACACTGTGGCGTACCAGCAGCTGGCTGCCGAGAAGGAGGAACTGCACAAACAGTACTTGCTTCAGACACAGCTTATGGATCGGCTGCAGCATGAGGAAGTTCAGGGGAAGGTGACAGTGGAAATGCACctgaaagagctgcagcagacCAAG GAAAGTCTGGAAGCTGTagctaaggaaaacaaagagctgCAGGCCCAGATCAGTCAGTTAGAAGCAGACCTGGATGACAGGAGTTTTCACCGACTAGAGG GAGACGGAGTTGAAAGCGAAGCAATGACCAAAGAAATCCCAAAATCTTCATTTGTGATCCCAGAGAAGTTTGAAAGCCATGAAGAAATG GTTGCTTTCTTGACATCTGCCACATCCCAAATGGAAAAGGAACGAGAAGATACtaggcagcagctggctgctcagAAAGAGCAGTGCAGTAGCCTCCTGCAGCAAATAGCAGCTCTTAGGCAGGAGCAGCAACATAACATGATGCTGGGCGAAG GTCCCACTGTGGATACTGTTCCGGTGGAGGTTCACGAGGCTTTGAAAACTGCCATGGAGAAGCTACAG TCCCGATTCACAGACCTGATGCAAGAGAAAGCTGACCTGAAGGAACGGCTAGAGGAGTTAGAACACCGCTGCATACAGCTGTCTGGCGAAACAGACACCATTG GGGAGTATATTGCATTATACCAGAGTCAAAGGGCTATCCTCAAACAGCGTcaccaggagaaggaagagtATATCAGCAGACTGGCGCAGGACAAGGAAGAGATGAAG ATGAAACTACAGGAACTGCAGGATTTAGTGATGCGTCTGgtcagggaaagaaatgaatgGTACAGTAAGTATGTAACAGCTGCCCAaaacccagagctgcaggcaagCCAGCATGACAGTGTACTTGCAGTGGAGAGGCGCATGGAACTGAACGCTACTGATGGAGAAG GGTTACGAGATGTGAATTTATTAGATGAAGCAGAACTTGAGGCTGCTGTTCATCCATCCAGTTTCTCTCCTACCGACAGTAAAGCTGCTCAGTCAAGCCAAGAGGAccccacagcaaagcaaataatGCAGCTTCTCAGAGAAATCCAGAACCCTCAGGAGAGGCTGGGCTCCCTGCTGGAAAACCCCTGCATTCCCTTCTTCTACCGTGCTGATGAGAATGATGAGGTCAAAATCATGGTAGTTTAA